The Vitis riparia cultivar Riparia Gloire de Montpellier isolate 1030 chromosome 3, EGFV_Vit.rip_1.0, whole genome shotgun sequence genome includes a region encoding these proteins:
- the LOC117910989 gene encoding proline-rich protein 36-like, with the protein MARTRGAKSSSPSTRKRTPREMPVQASSSEPPRPETVPPPAKLSPKKKQAKPPLQTPPAKRYLTRSGGRPLQKRARVESSEPIDLTGQSPVPSPVSSPVLSPAASPAPSPIPSPVPSPAPPAKLPAIQPPPAVPQIPSEPTPEAVIRRPILAQPPIEGNLDCRDRPFHSELCFDIAAFQLRPELEETFQLLRKYRMEQFLTPRDFFYPRIAMDFYQSMTSRQVRDPTSIHFVIDGRHGILGARQIADALNIPYEPSHFDDFRAWANPSQLEMVEQQELPQPVQALPARRVSPRLIPEGMPAASPSMTSASPVPPAAPASAQPSTSAGPKMVVPISEYRDLCQALETLTASQSRLAQEMATLRSQQQQMMATQAHHTFILRQLQQHLGLPSAEEEATPTTTEPHAPHQSAAPASAEPSS; encoded by the exons CATCCCCTTCCACCCGAAAGCGAACGCCGCGCGAAATGCCAGTGCAAGCTTCAAGTTCTGAGCCGCCGCGGCCAGAAACCGTTCCGCCGCCGGCAAAGCTCTCGCCAAAGAAGAAACAGGCCAAACCACCATTGCAAACCCCTCCGGCGAAGCGCtaccttaccaggtcagggggccgGCCCCTCCAAAAGCGAGCTAGGGTAGAAAGCTCGGAGCCTATCGATTTAACAGGGCAATCCCCTGTTCCATCCCCTGTTTCTTCCCCTGTTTTGTCCCCTGCTGCGTCTCCTGCCCCGTCTCCAATTCCAtctccggtgccatctccggcaccgccTGCGAAGCTTCCAGCAATCCAGCCGCCGCCTGCTGTGCCTCAAATTCCATCCGAACCAACTCCGGAAGCGGTAATTAGGCGGCCAATTCTAGCTCAGCctccaattgaaggcaatttggattgcCGAGACCGGCCATTCCATTCGGAGCTATGCTTTGACATAGCTGCTTTCCAGCTGCGCCCGGAGCTTGAAGAAACGTTCCAATTGCTGCGAAAATACCGAATGGAGCAATTTCTGACCCCGCGAGACTTCTTCTACCCCAGAATAGCAATGGATTTCTATCAATCCATGACTTCTCGACAGGTTAGGGATCCTACCTCAATTCATTTCGTTATTGATGGTAGGCATGGTATCTTGGGGGCTCGGCAAATAGCTGATGCTTTGAACATTCCATATGAGCCCAGTCATTTCGATGACTTCAGAGCTTGGGCCAATCCatctcagctggagatg GTGGAGCAACAAGAACTTCCACAACCAGTTCAGGCTCTACCTGCCAGGAGAGTATCCCCACGCCTCATACCTGAGGGTATGCCTGCAGCCTCTCCCTCCATGACCAGTGCATCTCCAGTTCCTCCAGCAGCCCCTGCTTCAGCACAGCCTTCTACATCAGCCGGGCCTAAGATGGTCGtccctatttctgagtatagggatCTATGCCAGGCATTGGAGACATTGACAGCCTCTCAGAGCAGACTTGCTCAAGAGATGGCAACTTTGAGATCTCAACAGCAGCAGATGATGGCCACTCAGGCTCACCATACTTTCATTCTGAGGCAGCTTCAGCAGCATCTTGGCCTCCCATCAGCTGAGGAGGAGGCCACTCCTACCACCACAGAGCCTCATGCCCCTCATCAGTCAGCAGCTCCAGCTTCAGCAGAGCCATCTTCATAG